Proteins found in one Paenibacillus sp. FSL R10-2782 genomic segment:
- a CDS encoding Ig-like domain-containing protein, with product MKNRWSGFLALVILISSFTSYAGFAFAADPVLSKIVLSSNEVTVQQGDTSAITATAVFSDGTTSNVTVSTDWKSDNTAIATVYNGTVSGKGEGEATVVATYKDKIQSVQVHVTKKVKALTSSVQSLSLRSSGTGQVDLTATYSDNTTAQVSGDATWTSDNQKVATVVNGLVTAQGAGTANIKAVYGQQTVTIAVQVEQVKRLDASSSEVSLLLKDTEKVKLTATFPDGTVQDVTESAEWSSSNAAVADVLKGTITGYSAGKATITGKYGTMSATISVDVDQTNKLKASESNIFLRLDESKKIQVSAVYPDGTVTDVTDKAAWTSSDEKIATVNKGTIMAIGAGSATVTAKYGDKTVSIKTDVETSRYLDLSEDKLSLSAKETKKLKLTATYVTGTEEDITSKADWKSSNEDIAFVSKGEVTGYKTGEATITASYGGKTVTAKVSVNVPGDLSLSSKTATIDIDEDYVATLTATYADGRKEDVTQDAEWTSSAEDVASVSKGTITGKAAGKAVVTATYNGKKLTINVQVGLVDRLETDTRVIALGAQETKQLKVAGVKSGGTKTDVTKDATWTTSNVKVVEVSEGLIKANGSGKATVTASYGKQSITFTVEVDVAQQIEADAIALSLKSGDQKTIAIVVKSSDGKEKDVTAQAEWKTMNYKVATVKKGQVTAVGYGKTNIQAKFGGKYITVPVDVDTLKYLQTDEVSLNLKVGQVAKVTATATYKDESEKDVSKPAVWSSSRIIVATVKDGSIKAQGKGKAVITVKYAGKTTKVQVNVQ from the coding sequence TTGAAGAATAGGTGGTCTGGTTTTCTGGCGTTGGTCATCCTGATCTCAAGTTTTACATCATATGCAGGGTTTGCATTCGCGGCTGATCCGGTGCTTTCCAAGATTGTTCTTTCCTCTAACGAGGTAACTGTGCAGCAGGGCGATACATCTGCGATAACGGCTACGGCTGTTTTTAGCGATGGGACAACCTCAAATGTAACTGTAAGCACGGATTGGAAAAGTGATAATACCGCTATTGCTACGGTATATAACGGTACGGTTTCAGGTAAGGGCGAAGGGGAAGCAACTGTGGTTGCGACCTATAAAGATAAGATACAATCGGTTCAGGTACATGTAACGAAAAAGGTTAAGGCGCTCACATCCAGTGTGCAAAGTCTGAGCTTGCGTTCAAGCGGCACAGGACAGGTCGATCTGACAGCGACGTACAGTGATAACACGACAGCTCAGGTATCGGGTGATGCGACTTGGACCTCGGATAATCAAAAGGTGGCTACTGTTGTTAACGGATTGGTTACCGCTCAGGGAGCAGGTACAGCCAATATTAAGGCTGTATACGGTCAACAAACCGTAACGATTGCTGTGCAGGTGGAGCAGGTTAAGCGTCTGGATGCCAGTTCATCAGAAGTTTCTCTTTTGTTGAAGGATACCGAAAAGGTAAAATTGACAGCGACCTTCCCGGATGGAACGGTGCAGGATGTTACTGAGTCCGCCGAGTGGAGCTCCAGCAATGCAGCCGTAGCGGATGTGCTGAAAGGCACCATTACTGGCTACAGCGCGGGTAAAGCGACGATTACAGGTAAATACGGTACGATGTCTGCTACCATTTCAGTGGATGTCGATCAAACGAATAAGCTGAAAGCTAGCGAATCCAATATTTTTCTCCGATTGGATGAATCCAAGAAAATACAGGTTTCCGCTGTTTACCCGGATGGAACGGTAACGGATGTTACAGACAAAGCTGCTTGGACATCAAGCGATGAGAAAATTGCGACGGTGAATAAAGGAACGATTATGGCAATTGGAGCGGGTTCAGCTACGGTGACCGCTAAGTATGGTGATAAGACAGTTTCGATTAAAACGGACGTTGAAACCTCCAGATATCTCGATTTGAGTGAGGACAAGCTGAGCCTGAGCGCCAAGGAAACCAAAAAGCTCAAGCTGACCGCTACGTATGTAACAGGTACGGAAGAAGATATTACAAGCAAGGCAGATTGGAAATCCAGCAATGAAGATATTGCATTTGTCAGTAAGGGCGAAGTAACGGGCTATAAAACAGGTGAGGCCACGATCACAGCTTCCTATGGTGGCAAAACGGTCACAGCGAAGGTATCTGTGAATGTGCCTGGTGACCTGTCCCTGTCCTCCAAAACAGCAACGATTGATATTGATGAGGATTATGTTGCTACTCTGACCGCTACGTATGCGGATGGTCGTAAGGAAGATGTGACACAGGATGCAGAATGGACTTCAAGTGCGGAAGATGTTGCTTCCGTATCCAAAGGAACAATTACGGGTAAAGCAGCGGGTAAGGCGGTTGTTACCGCCACTTATAATGGCAAAAAGCTGACCATTAATGTACAAGTCGGTCTCGTAGACCGTTTGGAAACAGACACACGCGTGATTGCGCTTGGTGCCCAGGAAACGAAGCAGTTGAAAGTAGCAGGCGTCAAGAGCGGCGGTACAAAAACAGATGTAACCAAGGATGCTACCTGGACTACCAGCAATGTGAAGGTGGTCGAGGTTAGCGAGGGCTTGATCAAAGCGAATGGCAGTGGCAAGGCTACTGTTACAGCTTCTTATGGCAAGCAAAGCATTACATTTACAGTAGAAGTGGATGTAGCGCAACAGATTGAGGCGGATGCTATCGCGTTATCGCTTAAATCCGGGGATCAAAAAACCATCGCAATTGTGGTCAAATCCAGTGATGGCAAAGAAAAGGACGTTACGGCCCAAGCCGAATGGAAAACGATGAATTATAAGGTAGCTACAGTCAAAAAGGGCCAGGTTACCGCGGTAGGCTACGGTAAAACCAATATTCAAGCGAAGTTTGGCGGGAAATATATCACCGTACCTGTGGATGTCGATACGCTTAAATATTTGCAAACCGACGAAGTCTCGTTGAATTTGAAAGTAGGACAAGTAGCTAAGGTTACGGCTACAGCTACGTATAAGGATGAGTCGGAGAAGGATGTATCCAAGCCAGCAGTCTGGTCCTCGTCCCGAATTATTGTTGCTACAGTCAAAGATGGCAGCATTAAGGCACAGGGTAAGGGTAAAGCTGTAATTACCGTGAAATATGCAGGAAAAACAACGAAGGTACAGGTGAACGTTCAGTAG
- a CDS encoding serine hydrolase domain-containing protein: MSRFEKVDQLLQQFVANGPAGCGCAIAQNGQVLYEGYHGYADLEARKPITEDTVYRLFSMTKVIVCAAALMLYERGQFLLNEPLYEYLPEYRNPYVFKTAPNGYTYMDKAETPILIKHIFNMSVGLPYASQSSETGKAMQKVITALKEKQGKYDLRTEIKALSKVPLAFEPGTRWLYGYGHDLVAGLIEVISGKSLGQFLKDEIFDPLGMNNTGYRYRGDIESRMASFYQRTDTGELEKIEGFLDEHHQPDAVYESGGVGLYSTVKEYLTFLQMLSNGGMVDGVRLLGRKTIDLMRTNHLNTAQLSDFTNSYHTGYGYGLGVRTLIDKAAGHANSSIGEFGWTGAAGTWASIDPSEQFSVVYMHQLAPNMEEYHHLRLRAAAYSCL; the protein is encoded by the coding sequence ATGTCTCGTTTTGAAAAGGTAGATCAGTTACTGCAACAATTCGTAGCGAATGGGCCAGCAGGTTGTGGTTGTGCCATTGCACAAAATGGCCAAGTGTTGTATGAAGGGTATCACGGATATGCTGATCTGGAAGCTCGAAAGCCAATCACTGAAGATACTGTGTATCGCTTGTTTTCCATGACAAAGGTTATTGTATGTGCGGCAGCACTTATGCTGTACGAACGCGGACAATTTCTGTTGAATGAGCCTTTGTATGAATATTTACCCGAATATCGTAATCCGTATGTTTTTAAAACTGCTCCTAACGGATACACCTATATGGATAAGGCGGAAACCCCTATTTTAATTAAGCATATATTCAATATGAGTGTGGGTCTTCCTTACGCTTCTCAGTCTTCAGAAACAGGAAAAGCTATGCAGAAGGTCATTACAGCATTAAAGGAGAAGCAGGGGAAATATGACTTGCGCACAGAAATTAAAGCGCTTTCCAAAGTTCCGCTTGCCTTTGAACCGGGAACACGATGGTTATACGGATATGGACATGATCTTGTTGCAGGTCTTATTGAAGTCATTTCTGGAAAATCATTAGGACAATTCCTAAAGGATGAAATTTTTGATCCGCTTGGCATGAACAATACAGGTTACCGTTATCGTGGAGACATTGAATCTCGTATGGCCTCTTTTTACCAACGGACAGACACCGGAGAGCTTGAAAAAATTGAGGGTTTCTTGGACGAGCACCATCAGCCAGACGCTGTATATGAAAGTGGAGGGGTTGGTTTGTATTCGACAGTTAAAGAGTACCTTACATTTTTACAAATGCTGTCAAACGGTGGCATGGTAGACGGTGTAAGGCTATTGGGGAGAAAAACCATTGATTTAATGCGCACCAATCATCTGAATACAGCCCAACTATCTGATTTTACGAATTCATATCATACAGGTTATGGTTACGGACTGGGCGTGCGCACATTAATTGATAAGGCGGCTGGACATGCAAACAGCTCTATTGGAGAATTTGGCTGGACGGGAGCAGCAGGCACTTGGGCTTCTATAGATCCAAGCGAGCAGTTCTCCGTCGTTTATATGCATCAGCTGGCCCCAAATATGGAAGAATACCATCATTTGAGGCTTCGTGCAGCAGCTTATAGCTGCTTGTAA
- the sdaAA gene encoding L-serine ammonia-lyase, iron-sulfur-dependent, subunit alpha, with amino-acid sequence MRFSHLHELGALCAEESTTIGRLMIKEQVQETNTPEEEIFRQMSDYYEVMKEAVHRGQTQDTVSRSGLTGGDGKRLAEYLRAGETCSGDASALAMAYALSVSEVNASMGRIVATPTAGSCGVIPGVFISAQERFGWDDEHMVRGLFAAGAIGYVIANNSFISGAEGGCQAEIGSAIGMAAGAMVELRGGTPEQAIHAVGLALKNTLGLICDPVAGLVEIPCIVRNGLGAVTALAAADMALAGVRSAIPSDEVIDVMLEVGSAMPSKHRETAKGGLAQTPTGKRLTESLTRNIPAKKDKS; translated from the coding sequence ATGCGGTTTAGCCATTTGCATGAATTAGGTGCCTTGTGCGCCGAGGAATCCACTACGATTGGTCGCTTGATGATCAAGGAACAGGTACAAGAGACGAACACACCGGAGGAAGAAATCTTCCGCCAAATGTCTGATTATTATGAAGTCATGAAGGAGGCCGTTCATCGCGGACAGACACAGGACACCGTATCCCGCAGCGGCTTGACGGGCGGCGATGGCAAACGCCTGGCGGAATATTTGCGCGCAGGAGAAACCTGCTCCGGCGATGCCTCGGCACTCGCTATGGCGTACGCCCTCTCCGTGTCGGAGGTCAATGCGTCCATGGGTCGCATTGTCGCCACGCCCACCGCAGGCTCATGCGGGGTCATCCCCGGCGTGTTCATCAGCGCGCAGGAGCGGTTTGGCTGGGATGACGAGCATATGGTGCGCGGACTGTTCGCCGCTGGAGCGATTGGCTACGTCATCGCCAACAATTCCTTCATCTCCGGCGCGGAGGGAGGCTGCCAGGCCGAGATTGGCTCAGCCATCGGGATGGCAGCAGGTGCCATGGTCGAGCTGCGCGGCGGTACGCCAGAGCAGGCCATCCATGCAGTAGGCCTCGCGCTCAAGAACACGCTCGGCCTGATTTGCGACCCCGTCGCCGGACTCGTGGAGATTCCATGCATCGTGCGCAACGGGCTGGGAGCCGTGACCGCGCTTGCCGCCGCGGATATGGCTCTGGCGGGTGTGCGCAGCGCCATCCCGTCTGACGAAGTCATCGACGTGATGCTCGAAGTCGGCAGCGCAATGCCGTCCAAGCACCGCGAGACCGCCAAAGGCGGCTTGGCCCAAACGCCGACCGGCAAGCGTCTGACGGAGTCGCTTACGCGCAACATACCAGCCAAGAAGGATAAGTCGTAG
- a CDS encoding DUF6359 domain-containing protein, with product MVKGFRFTSSRLKRMLHLAAMVSLLIGIFVPFGQVNAEGALTVAEALQSQSSGGTVTVEGYVVGHATGSKTANFSAPFANDFNVLIADQASERNTSNLLNVQLTSAYRGPFGLSGHPELIGSKIRVTGTLGAYNNFGGVKSPSALELANGSDPGNPGEPGPGTPGQPGTTLPDGKGKKVLFDNTHAQTAGAADWVIDGAFSDFAGGLRNAGFTVDQLNRSIPFTYGEQAITYDKLRPYDVFIIGEANVAFKASEQAALVQYVKNGGSIFFISDHYNADRNKNRWDSSEVMNGYRRGAYSNPAKGMTTEEAASPAMQGLTSSDWLATNFGVRFRYNALGDVNATDIVAADQSFGITKGVRSIAMHAGSTLAIMDPTKAKGIAYIPTGTKKWGNAVDQGVYNGGGRAEGPYAAIAKVGQGKAAFIGDSSPVEDATPKYVREENGQSKKTYDGFKEVDDSTFLVQTVQWLAWKQDYTKLSDVTGLTLDQPTQLLPFEEPAASTEPQAEPWAAPAAGYKWYDPRTFKSGSYGAAS from the coding sequence ATGGTAAAAGGTTTCAGGTTCACAAGTTCCCGCTTGAAAAGAATGCTGCATCTGGCGGCAATGGTATCACTGCTGATAGGAATTTTTGTTCCATTCGGTCAGGTCAATGCAGAGGGCGCATTGACGGTAGCGGAAGCGCTTCAGAGCCAAAGCAGCGGAGGTACGGTGACGGTAGAAGGCTACGTCGTCGGACATGCCACCGGATCGAAAACGGCTAATTTCTCTGCCCCGTTTGCCAACGATTTTAACGTACTGATTGCGGATCAGGCGAGTGAACGCAATACGTCTAATCTGTTAAATGTACAATTGACATCTGCGTATAGAGGACCATTCGGGCTGTCAGGCCATCCTGAGCTCATCGGCAGCAAAATTCGCGTGACAGGTACGCTGGGTGCCTATAACAATTTTGGTGGAGTGAAAAGCCCAAGCGCTCTGGAACTGGCAAATGGAAGCGATCCTGGGAATCCTGGCGAGCCTGGTCCTGGTACCCCAGGTCAACCCGGTACGACATTGCCGGATGGAAAAGGCAAAAAAGTGCTGTTCGATAATACGCACGCACAGACAGCCGGAGCGGCGGATTGGGTTATAGATGGAGCCTTTTCCGATTTTGCGGGTGGGCTGCGTAATGCTGGTTTTACCGTGGACCAGTTGAACCGTTCCATCCCTTTTACCTATGGCGAGCAGGCTATAACGTACGACAAGCTGCGCCCATATGATGTGTTCATTATTGGCGAAGCCAATGTTGCCTTTAAGGCATCCGAGCAGGCGGCTTTGGTGCAATATGTGAAGAATGGAGGCAGCATTTTCTTCATTTCGGACCACTATAACGCCGACCGTAACAAAAACCGTTGGGATTCCTCCGAGGTTATGAACGGCTACCGCCGTGGAGCCTATTCCAATCCTGCTAAAGGTATGACAACAGAAGAAGCTGCATCACCAGCGATGCAGGGATTAACCAGTTCCGACTGGCTGGCGACGAACTTTGGCGTTCGTTTCCGCTACAATGCGCTCGGTGACGTGAATGCTACCGATATCGTAGCCGCAGATCAATCCTTCGGCATTACGAAGGGTGTACGTTCGATTGCGATGCATGCTGGTTCTACATTGGCGATTATGGATCCGACCAAGGCTAAAGGAATCGCTTATATCCCTACAGGCACGAAAAAATGGGGCAATGCCGTGGACCAGGGTGTCTATAACGGAGGGGGCCGTGCTGAAGGACCTTATGCTGCTATAGCCAAGGTAGGTCAGGGCAAGGCAGCGTTTATCGGTGATTCTTCGCCAGTTGAGGATGCCACGCCGAAATATGTACGTGAGGAAAACGGACAGTCAAAGAAGACGTACGATGGCTTCAAGGAAGTGGACGATTCCACCTTCTTGGTACAAACCGTCCAATGGCTTGCATGGAAGCAGGACTATACGAAGCTGTCCGATGTGACGGGTCTGACACTGGATCAGCCAACACAGCTGCTGCCGTTCGAGGAGCCTGCGGCTTCTACGGAACCGCAGGCTGAGCCCTGGGCTGCTCCGGCAGCGGGCTACAAATGGTACGATCCAAGAACGTTCAAGTCCGGCTCCTATGGAGCGGCTTCGTAA
- a CDS encoding transporter substrate-binding domain-containing protein, which produces MRKRYSWCALMLLMLSCLLVLAGCGGKQGTATSGNEAAAANGLEAIKQRGKLVVGVKYDTKLFGLKDPATGKVEGFDIDIAKAVAKHIFGDETKLELKEVTSKTRITLLQNGDIDAIIATMTISDERKKQVDFSDVYFNAGQSLLVKKGSPITGLESLTPATKVLAVKGSTSAKNIREKAPKATILEFENYQDAFNALKAGQGQALTTDNSILLGMQQQDPNYTLVGGNFTEEPYGIAVKKGQTELLQAINDTLKELKSNGEYDKLHEQWFGVKPE; this is translated from the coding sequence ATGAGAAAAAGATATTCATGGTGTGCCCTTATGCTGCTTATGCTGTCCTGTCTACTCGTTTTGGCTGGTTGTGGAGGCAAGCAAGGAACGGCAACGTCGGGGAATGAGGCGGCAGCAGCCAACGGGCTGGAAGCCATCAAGCAGCGTGGCAAGCTGGTTGTTGGTGTGAAATACGACACCAAGCTGTTTGGTCTGAAGGACCCAGCTACCGGGAAAGTAGAAGGCTTCGATATCGACATTGCCAAGGCGGTAGCCAAACATATTTTTGGAGACGAAACCAAGCTTGAATTGAAGGAAGTCACATCCAAGACACGAATCACCTTGCTGCAAAACGGGGACATCGACGCCATTATCGCAACCATGACCATTTCGGACGAACGTAAAAAGCAGGTCGATTTCAGCGATGTCTACTTTAACGCCGGGCAATCCCTGCTCGTGAAAAAAGGAAGCCCGATTACCGGTCTGGAGTCCCTAACCCCCGCTACCAAGGTACTCGCCGTTAAAGGCTCCACCTCCGCCAAAAATATCCGCGAAAAAGCACCCAAAGCGACTATACTGGAGTTCGAAAACTACCAGGATGCATTCAACGCACTCAAGGCAGGTCAAGGGCAGGCGTTGACCACCGATAACTCTATTCTGCTCGGCATGCAACAGCAAGACCCGAATTATACCCTCGTAGGCGGGAACTTCACAGAGGAGCCTTACGGCATTGCAGTGAAGAAGGGACAAACCGAATTGCTGCAAGCCATTAACGATACGCTCAAGGAACTGAAAAGCAACGGTGAATACGATAAGCTCCACGAGCAATGGTTTGGGGTTAAACCCGAATAA
- a CDS encoding amino acid ABC transporter ATP-binding protein, translating into MYPSLKGVSLLIQFRNVNKHFGHFHVLKDINLQIKEGEVVVIIGPSGSGKSTLLRCINRLETISDGELIVNEIPVHDKKIDINAFRRNIGMVFQHFNLYPHKRVIENIVLAPMKVLGISKEEATQTGITYLKRVGIEEKAQSYPAQLSGGQQQRVAIARGLAMNPKIMLFDEPTSALDPETIGEVLDVMRSLAHQGITMVIVTHEMGFAREVADRVIFMDKGQILEDSQPAEFFQNPGEERARLFLSRLIHH; encoded by the coding sequence ATGTATCCAAGCCTGAAAGGGGTGAGCCTTCTGATCCAGTTTCGCAACGTCAACAAGCATTTTGGTCACTTCCATGTACTTAAAGACATCAATCTTCAGATTAAGGAGGGCGAGGTCGTCGTGATCATCGGACCCTCCGGCTCGGGTAAAAGCACCCTGCTACGCTGCATCAATCGTCTGGAAACTATATCGGACGGAGAGCTGATCGTCAACGAAATACCTGTACATGACAAAAAGATTGATATTAACGCCTTCCGGCGCAATATCGGTATGGTATTCCAGCACTTCAATTTGTATCCCCATAAAAGAGTGATTGAGAACATTGTACTCGCACCTATGAAGGTGCTGGGCATCTCCAAGGAAGAGGCTACCCAAACAGGCATCACCTATTTGAAGCGTGTTGGGATCGAGGAAAAAGCACAGAGCTACCCCGCCCAATTGTCCGGGGGGCAGCAGCAACGGGTTGCTATCGCTCGTGGCCTCGCTATGAATCCAAAGATCATGCTGTTTGACGAGCCTACCTCCGCACTTGATCCCGAAACCATCGGGGAGGTATTGGATGTTATGCGTTCGCTCGCCCATCAGGGCATCACCATGGTCATTGTGACTCATGAAATGGGCTTTGCCCGTGAAGTAGCGGATCGCGTCATTTTCATGGACAAAGGACAGATTTTAGAAGACAGTCAGCCTGCCGAGTTTTTTCAGAATCCGGGTGAAGAGCGGGCGCGCCTGTTCCTGAGCCGTCTGATTCACCATTAA
- a CDS encoding amino acid ABC transporter permease — MDFSGLFVWPNVRFILEGFLLTLEVSVYSIMFSFALGIVFGILRYTRLPVISQMAAFLIDLIRNLPLLLIIFFIGMVLPSIGLSISLKWAAITGLSIFEGAMIAEIVRSGLNSVHKGQIEAARSSGLSYSRTLWHIILPQALRRMVPPIVSQFISLLKDTSLAVIISLPELTHNIQIVGGQNQSFVIPALLFAAFLYFAVNYSMSVLARRLEVRTH; from the coding sequence ATGGATTTCAGCGGCTTGTTTGTATGGCCTAATGTGCGTTTTATACTGGAGGGCTTCCTGCTAACACTGGAGGTCTCCGTTTATTCCATCATGTTCAGCTTCGCGCTTGGTATCGTGTTCGGCATCCTGCGTTATACGCGCTTACCTGTCATTTCACAGATGGCGGCCTTTTTGATTGATCTGATTCGCAATCTTCCGTTATTGCTCATTATCTTCTTCATCGGTATGGTCTTACCGTCCATTGGTCTTTCCATTTCACTTAAATGGGCAGCCATTACGGGCCTGTCGATCTTCGAGGGTGCCATGATCGCCGAGATTGTCCGTAGCGGTTTGAACTCCGTTCATAAAGGACAGATCGAAGCCGCACGGTCCTCCGGGCTGAGCTACTCCAGAACGTTATGGCATATCATTTTGCCCCAAGCGCTCCGCCGTATGGTGCCGCCCATCGTCAGCCAGTTCATTTCCCTGCTCAAAGATACTTCTCTCGCGGTCATTATCAGTCTGCCGGAGCTGACGCATAACATCCAGATTGTCGGAGGTCAAAATCAGTCCTTCGTCATTCCGGCTCTGCTATTCGCCGCCTTCCTGTACTTCGCTGTTAATTACAGCATGTCGGTGCTTGCACGCAGGCTGGAAGTTCGTACTCATTAG
- the sdaAB gene encoding L-serine ammonia-lyase, iron-sulfur-dependent subunit beta: protein MRFKDVFSIIGPAMTGPSSSHTAGAVRLARVARHWLGVQPDRARMTLYGSFADTYKGHGTDLALIAGLLNYDTDDYRIPDAEQCADQAGMEVEFAVSGLPAPHPNTVRFELWKDEDQRTLLGSSIGGGNIHVQQLNEFRVNLTGELPTLVLLHSDKPGTLGVVTSALGAADINIAYMHVDRKGRDGEALTAIETDSPASAELIAELRALPYMYEIRMINLKKGAESDAV from the coding sequence ATGCGTTTTAAGGATGTATTTTCCATTATTGGTCCGGCTATGACCGGACCCTCCAGCTCGCATACCGCAGGCGCGGTGCGGCTCGCACGTGTTGCCCGGCACTGGCTAGGTGTGCAGCCTGACCGTGCCCGCATGACGCTGTACGGATCATTTGCCGATACGTACAAGGGACACGGTACAGACCTGGCACTCATCGCCGGACTGCTGAATTACGATACAGACGACTACCGGATCCCGGATGCCGAGCAATGTGCAGATCAAGCCGGGATGGAAGTAGAGTTCGCTGTCAGCGGACTGCCCGCCCCCCATCCGAACACCGTTCGCTTCGAGCTATGGAAGGATGAAGATCAGCGTACGCTGCTAGGCTCCTCGATCGGCGGCGGAAACATTCATGTTCAGCAGCTCAACGAATTTCGGGTCAATCTAACCGGAGAACTGCCTACGCTGGTGCTTCTCCACTCGGATAAGCCCGGAACATTGGGCGTGGTGACTTCAGCGCTGGGCGCGGCTGACATTAACATTGCCTATATGCACGTGGATCGCAAAGGTCGGGATGGCGAAGCGCTCACTGCCATTGAAACCGATAGCCCGGCTTCTGCTGAATTAATTGCCGAGCTGCGGGCTTTGCCTTATATGTATGAAATCAGAATGATTAACTTGAAAAAAGGAGCTGAATCCGATGCGGTTTAG
- a CDS encoding amino acid ABC transporter permease — translation MLTFDINVLFDHGDRFREGLLHTVQASVIALIGSFILGAIIAILRIAPFQWLNWIGTVYVEVIRNIPLLIVVLFFYLGLPTLGVPLDGFTSGTLGLTVYTASFIAEAIRAGIQSVPKGQFEAARSSGLSYNQTMISIILPQAIKIVLPAIGNQFINLVKNSSVLAIVAGLDLMYYSDLINSDTFMPITVYAITALLYLALTVPLSFLVLYMERRLSRIS, via the coding sequence ATGCTTACTTTTGATATCAACGTACTTTTCGACCACGGCGACCGCTTTAGAGAAGGCTTGCTTCATACCGTTCAAGCCAGTGTCATTGCCTTGATCGGAAGCTTTATTCTGGGGGCGATCATTGCTATCCTCCGAATTGCGCCCTTTCAATGGCTGAACTGGATTGGAACTGTCTATGTAGAGGTCATTCGTAATATACCGTTGCTGATCGTTGTGTTGTTCTTTTATCTGGGACTTCCCACTTTGGGTGTTCCCTTGGACGGATTTACATCTGGAACGCTTGGCTTGACTGTGTACACCGCCTCCTTTATTGCAGAAGCGATACGTGCCGGCATCCAGTCCGTACCAAAGGGGCAATTTGAAGCCGCACGCTCCTCCGGGCTGAGCTACAACCAGACGATGATCAGTATTATTTTGCCGCAAGCGATTAAAATTGTACTGCCTGCGATTGGCAACCAGTTCATCAATCTGGTCAAAAACTCTTCCGTACTGGCCATAGTAGCCGGATTGGACCTGATGTATTATTCGGATCTGATTAACTCGGATACCTTTATGCCCATCACCGTCTATGCCATCACAGCGTTGCTATACCTTGCCTTGACGGTTCCACTTAGCTTTCTTGTCCTGTATATGGAGCGTCGTCTGTCCAGAATATCCTAA
- a CDS encoding cupin domain-containing protein has protein sequence MTKAISPLVTALGMEPHPEGGWYKEMWKSHFQIPKPVLPDVYSGPRFAASSTYFLLHPGEFSEWHVVHSDELWLYHSGSPVELKLGGSGEQPGEETVIIVGADVEAGQHPQALVPGTVWQTARPLGDEPVLVTCVVAPGFHFDDFKLIAKGKTE, from the coding sequence ATGACGAAAGCTATTTCACCGCTGGTAACCGCATTGGGCATGGAGCCCCATCCGGAAGGCGGCTGGTACAAAGAAATGTGGAAGTCCCATTTTCAAATTCCGAAGCCTGTACTGCCGGATGTGTATTCCGGTCCGCGCTTTGCAGCTTCATCGACGTATTTTTTGCTGCATCCGGGCGAGTTCTCCGAGTGGCATGTCGTGCATTCGGATGAGCTGTGGCTGTATCATAGCGGAAGCCCTGTGGAGTTGAAATTGGGTGGAAGCGGAGAACAACCTGGTGAAGAAACGGTGATTATCGTCGGTGCCGATGTAGAGGCAGGACAGCATCCACAAGCGCTGGTGCCAGGCACAGTATGGCAAACGGCGCGTCCGCTTGGGGATGAGCCTGTGCTGGTAACCTGTGTCGTTGCTCCGGGATTCCACTTTGACGATTTCAAGCTGATTGCAAAGGGTAAAACTGAATAA